The following are encoded in a window of Mycolicibacterium tusciae JS617 genomic DNA:
- a CDS encoding S9 family peptidase — MNPPIAKRVDHRREHHGDVFVDPYEWLRDKSNPEVIDYLKAENDYTENATAPLAELRQKIFDEIKARTKETDLSVPTRRGDWWYYGRSFEGKQYSVHCRCPISHSDDWVPPELDEQTEIPGEQILIDENVEAEGHEFFSLGAASVSLDGNVLAYSVDTMGDERYTLRFKDLHTGSLYDDEIAGIGAGVTWAADNRTVYYTTLDDAWRPDTVWRHRIGAGLPAERVYHEPDEKFWLAVGRTRSDKYVLIAAGSAVTTEVRYGDATDSQTEFTQVWPRRELVEYSVEHAIVGGEDRFLILHNDGAENFTLVESPVTDPTSFRTLIEHRDDVRLDSVDAFEGHLVVGYRAEALPKIQLWPIYHNGANGTYGHPEELTFESELMSAGLSGNPNWSSPKLRIGATSFVIPVRIYDVDLASGQRTLLREQPVLGDYRPEDYVERRDWAVAPDGARVPISIVHRIGLQYPAPTLLYGYGAYESCEDPRFSIARLSLLDRGMVFAVAHVRGGGELGRPWYEHGKLLEKKNTFTDFIAVAQHLVDTDITRADTMVAYGGSAGGLLVGAVANMAPELFAGILALVPFVDPLTTILDPSLPLTVTEWDEWGNPLQDSDVYDYMKSYSPYENVEAKSYPPILAMTSLNDTRVLYVEPAKWVAALRHTQSGAPTVLLKTEMNAGHGGISGRYERWKEAAFQYAWLLDAAKANHEGGAYEDDLLDRS; from the coding sequence GCGACGTTTTCGTCGACCCCTATGAGTGGCTGCGCGACAAGTCCAACCCCGAGGTGATCGATTACCTCAAGGCGGAGAACGACTACACCGAAAACGCCACCGCACCCCTCGCCGAGTTGCGGCAGAAGATCTTCGACGAGATCAAGGCCCGCACCAAGGAGACCGACCTGTCGGTGCCGACCCGGCGCGGCGACTGGTGGTACTACGGCCGAAGCTTCGAGGGCAAGCAGTACAGCGTGCACTGTCGTTGCCCGATAAGCCATTCCGATGACTGGGTGCCACCCGAGCTCGACGAGCAGACCGAGATCCCCGGCGAGCAGATCCTCATCGACGAGAACGTCGAGGCCGAAGGCCACGAATTCTTCAGCCTCGGCGCGGCGAGCGTCAGCCTGGACGGCAATGTCTTGGCCTATTCGGTCGACACGATGGGTGACGAGCGATACACGTTGCGGTTCAAGGACTTGCACACCGGCTCGCTGTACGACGACGAGATTGCGGGCATCGGCGCGGGCGTGACGTGGGCCGCCGACAACCGCACCGTGTACTACACCACCCTCGACGATGCGTGGCGTCCGGACACCGTGTGGCGGCACCGGATCGGAGCCGGACTGCCCGCCGAGCGCGTCTACCACGAACCCGATGAGAAGTTCTGGCTCGCGGTCGGGCGCACGCGCAGCGACAAATACGTGCTCATCGCTGCGGGCAGCGCCGTCACCACCGAGGTCCGCTACGGCGACGCCACTGACTCGCAGACTGAGTTCACCCAGGTGTGGCCCCGCCGCGAACTCGTCGAGTACTCGGTCGAACACGCCATCGTCGGCGGTGAGGACCGATTCCTGATCCTGCACAACGACGGCGCGGAGAACTTCACGCTCGTCGAGTCGCCGGTGACCGACCCCACCTCCTTCCGCACGCTGATCGAGCACCGCGACGACGTGCGACTCGACTCCGTCGACGCCTTCGAGGGGCACCTGGTCGTCGGCTACCGCGCCGAGGCGCTGCCCAAGATCCAGCTCTGGCCGATTTACCACAATGGAGCCAACGGCACCTACGGCCACCCCGAGGAACTCACCTTCGAGTCCGAACTGATGTCGGCCGGCCTCAGCGGAAACCCGAACTGGAGTTCGCCGAAGCTGCGGATCGGTGCCACCTCGTTCGTCATACCGGTACGGATCTACGACGTTGACCTGGCATCGGGCCAGCGCACGCTGCTGCGCGAGCAACCGGTGCTCGGCGACTACCGGCCCGAGGACTACGTGGAGCGTCGCGACTGGGCCGTCGCCCCAGACGGCGCACGGGTGCCGATCTCGATCGTCCACCGCATCGGCCTTCAGTACCCGGCACCGACGCTGCTGTACGGCTACGGGGCCTACGAGTCGTGCGAGGACCCGCGGTTCTCCATCGCCCGCCTTTCGTTGCTCGACCGCGGCATGGTGTTCGCGGTCGCGCATGTACGCGGGGGCGGTGAGCTCGGCCGACCGTGGTACGAGCACGGGAAGCTGCTCGAGAAGAAGAACACCTTCACCGACTTCATCGCCGTCGCACAGCATCTCGTCGACACCGACATCACGAGGGCCGACACCATGGTCGCCTACGGTGGCAGCGCGGGCGGGCTGCTGGTTGGGGCGGTGGCTAACATGGCGCCGGAATTGTTCGCGGGCATCCTTGCCTTGGTGCCGTTCGTCGACCCGTTGACCACCATCCTCGACCCGTCGCTGCCGCTCACGGTCACCGAATGGGACGAATGGGGAAACCCGTTGCAGGACAGTGACGTATACGACTACATGAAATCCTACTCGCCGTACGAGAACGTCGAGGCCAAGAGTTATCCGCCCATTCTGGCCATGACGTCGCTGAACGACACCAGGGTGTTGTACGTTGAGCCGGCGAAATGGGTGGCCGCGCTTAGGCATACCCAGTCCGGGGCGCCCACGGTGCTGCTCAAGACCGAGATGAACGCCGGCCATGGTGGTATCAGCGGACGCTACGAGCGGTGGAAGGAAGCCGCGTTTCAGTACGCCTGGCTACTGGACGCCGCCAAGGCCAACCACGAGGGCGGCGCTTACGAAGACGATCTGCTCGACCGTTCGTAG